A window of Deinococcus malanensis genomic DNA:
AATATAGACCTGGTAGAGAATGCGCCATTCGCTGGCGCCGTCCACCACTGCCGCTTCGCGGAGTTCTTTTGGAATGGCGTCAAAGAAGCTTTTGAACACGAAAATCGCAACGGGCGAAACAATTTGCGGCAAGATGATGCCTGCGTGGGTATTGATGGTTCCGAAATCATGCATGAGGCGAAAGAGGGGAATGAGCAGCGCCTCGAACGGAATCATGATGCCCGCGAGGAACGTCCAGAACAGCACCTGTTTACCGCGAAAGCGCAGCTGTGAAAAAGCGTAGGCCGCCAGTGCCGCGAGGACGACCGTTGCGATGGTGATGACGAGTGAGGTGACGGTGCTGTTGAAGTACCAGCGCGACAGGCTTCCCAGGGCGATGACTTCTTGAAAGGCGGTGAACGTGGGGGGATTCGGCAGCCACACCAGCGGCTTGGCGACCGCCTGCTCTTCGGGTTTCAGCGCGGTCAGTACGGCCCAGAGGAGCGGGAATGCCCACAGCGCCCCCAGCGCGAAGGTTGCGATCGTGGCGATTACGCCCCAGTTGAAGTTGCTGCGGCGCATCAGCTCTTCCTCGAGAGCAATGCCGCTTGCAACAGGGACATTGTCAGGACGATCAGGAAAAACGCCACAGCGATGGTTGAGGCGTATCCGCCGTTGAGGTTTTGAAAGGCTGTTTCGTACATATATTGCAGCACCACGCGAGTGGAGTTGAACGGCCCGCCACCAGTGAGGATGTAGACCTGCGCGAAGATCTTGAGTGACGCGATCAGCTGAAGAATCAGCACGAGCATGGTGATGGGCCACAGCAGCGGCCAGGTGATGTAACGAAAGATTTGGAAGCCTTGCGCGCCATCAAGCGCGGCGGCTTCGTACGTTTCCTTGGGAATGTTCTGCAGGCCAGCCAGAAACAGCAGCATCTTGAAGCCGACCGTCCACCACACCGTCACGACGGCCACGGTGACCATGGCGGTATCCACATGACTGAACCAGAGGTTGTTCAGTCCCGTGAGGGCGTTCACGATGCCGAAGTTGCCGTTAAGTATCCATTGCCACACAAGCGTAACGACGCTCACAGGCAGGACGTATGGAAGAAAGAAGAGGGCCAGGGCGAAGTTCTTCGCGCGGAGCAGGCGGTTCACGGCGAGCGCCATCAGTAATCCGATCGCGGCCGTTGGAATGGTGGTGTAGAGCGCGAACGCCCCAGTGTGCCGAAGTGACGCCCAGAAGTCAGCATCCCCGACGAGTTTGGCGTAGTTCGCAAAACCGACGTATGCGCCTGTCTCCGTGAGGGAGCTGCTCGTGAAGCTTAGCTGGATCGCGCGAAGCATGGGATAGATGAAGAAGAGCACGAACGTGAGCAGGAAGGGGGCCAGCATCAGGGCGGCCGTCAGGTCGTTCGACGTGCGCTGCCGAACGACGCGTGGTCTGCTTGTTCCGGTGGAAGCAATCTTCGGAATGGAGTCTCTCACGGCATTCTCCCGGCGCCAAATGCGCGTGTTCAGCCCCACCCGCACGCGGGTGGGGCTGCCTGAGGATCAGGGGTTGGGACTGCTGGCCATGAGTTTGTTGGCGTCCGCTTCGAACATACTCCAAGCCTGATCGACGCTCAGTTGACCTTGAATGGCGGCCACGAAGTACTTCTGCGCCGTTGACTGCAGCGGACCGGCAGCGCCACTGAACCAGCCGGGCGGATCGAACACGGCGTTCGCTGCGGCCTTCGCAGCGTAGTCACTGTTCGGCTTGAGCACCGCATACTCCTTGGAGTTGACGGTGGCACGGTAAGCGGGGATGTGTCCGCCCTGCGCCCAGATCATGCTGTTTTTCTGCACGTACGCGATGAAGTTCATAACACCGGCCAGGTGCTCCTTGGAAATGGGTTTCTTGGCGTTGTTGGGAATCGCGAGGCCATGCGAGTCCGCCCAGACGTTCTGACTGCCGTTCATGGCCGGCATCGGAGCGACTCCGTAATCAAACGCGATCTTGTTCGCTTTGCGTCCGTCCACCATGCTGGGGACTTCCCAGACGCCGTTGATCATGAAGGCGGCTTCGCCGGTCGTGAACTGCGCGACGAACGACGGGTAGTCGGCGTTCATGGCCATGTTCTTGTTTTTCGCCCAGGCCACCATGGTCGCGAGCGCTTTCTTGCCTTCTTCACCGGCGACGAGTTTGTTGTTCTCGACGATTTTGGCCTTTTGCTGAGCCATCAGCGTGATCCACATCCTCCAGGGTGCCGAGGATGTTGGATTGTTTTGGAAGGCCAGTCCTGTCTTGCCGGTTTTATCGGCCACGGCTTTCAGTGCAGCATTGAACTCTGCCATCGAATTGATGGGTTTGAGTTTGCCGCGTGCATCCAGCAGTCCGGCTTTACGCGCGAGGTCTTTGTTGTAGTACAGCACGAGCGGATGTGTGTCGAGCGGGACGGCGTACGTTTTGCCCCGGTAGGTGGCGGCGTTCAAGAGCCGAGGGAAGAAGTCAGCCCTTTTCAAGCCGACACTAGCGAGCTCTTGCGCCGTGATCGGACGCAGCAGATTCTCAGGCGCCCAGCCGGTCATGCGTGAAAGGTGGAAGCTGATCAGGTGCGGCCCCTCTCCGACCGAGATGGAGGTGCGCACCTTCGTGTAAAACGGCACGCCCCACTGCAGCGTGGTCTGTTCCACTTTGTACTTGTTCTGGCTGCTGTTGTATCCGTCGACGAGTTGTTTCATGCGCGCGCCGTCGCCGCCGCCAAGGAAGTTCCAGAAGGTGATTTGGGTAGGCTGGGCCAGGGCCGAGCTGCCAAGAAGGGCACTGAACGTCAGGATATGGCTGATGCGTGTCATCGGGACTCCTTGAAGCTGTGAGGCGAATGCGGGGCTCCGGGTTCCAACTCGGACAGTGGCGTAACGGTCAAACTCCTCCTTAAATCTGATTAAGGCGACGACGTTGGGCTCAAGCACGGTGAGCTGGAGCCAGGCATGAGAAGCCGCCGATTCCGGTTGATCGATGGATAACGAAGGACAAGCGAGGGAGGCTTGACGGTCCGCTGGGCTACTGAATTGACGGTACCCGGATCTTAGGACCGGCCGGTCGTTTTTGTCAAGTGAAGTTGTGAGTTTTGCGAGCCAAGTGTGGGGGGGGCGAAACGCGCATACAATGAGGTTTTCGTTCAATGTTCGGCAAGATTAGGCCTCCATTCTCTCAATGTGTGTAATATAGTTGAGAGAAAGGAGAGACCATGCCGATTTCTGGTGCCCGCACCCTCGTCGTCGACAGCGAAGTGTCCATGCCCGTCCTGATCGCACTTGCCCACGACACCCGCCTCCTGATCCTCAGCTTGCTTTCCCACAACGTCATGAACGTCTCCGAACTGACCAGTGCCCTCGGTCTGCCTTACACGACCGTGCTGTTTCACCTGAAAAAGCTTGAAAGCGCCGGCCTGGTGAATGTCGAGTACACACCAGGCACGCGCGGCTCGCAGAAGCTGGTCTCCAAACGCTACGACGAGATGCTGTTCAAGTTCCCAGGCGTCAACGTAGAAGCGGGCGAAGACGTCGTGGAAGTCAGCATGCCCATCGGCGCATACCGGCTTGTCGACGCTCGACCCATGTGCGGCCTGGCGTCGGATACCAGGACCATCGGACGAATGGACGACGCCCGCTCCTTCTACGAACCCGAACACATGTTCGCCCAACTGCTGTGGTTTCGCAGCGGCTTTGTGGAATACGCCTTTCCCAACAACGTACCATTCGGCGCCCACGCCACCGAGTTCGATCTCTCCATGGAAATGTGCTCCGAAGCCCCGCAGTACAACCTCGACTGGCCTTCGGACTTCACCCTGTGGGTCAATCATACCGAAGTAGGAACCTGGACGTCACCGAGTGACTTCGGCGGCGTGCACGGCAAACTCACGCCGGCATGGTGGCCCGACGATCAGACTCAGCACGGCCTGCTC
This region includes:
- a CDS encoding carbohydrate ABC transporter permease, whose translation is MRRSNFNWGVIATIATFALGALWAFPLLWAVLTALKPEEQAVAKPLVWLPNPPTFTAFQEVIALGSLSRWYFNSTVTSLVITIATVVLAALAAYAFSQLRFRGKQVLFWTFLAGIMIPFEALLIPLFRLMHDFGTINTHAGIILPQIVSPVAIFVFKSFFDAIPKELREAAVVDGASEWRILYQVYIPLSASVLWGIAIVTFIAAWNNFLWPFIITTSSDMMTLPLGLTQVQDAYGLRFARTMAVAVLAALPVVIAYLIFQRRVTEGFLSVTGIKG
- a CDS encoding carbohydrate ABC transporter permease, with the protein product MRDSIPKIASTGTSRPRVVRQRTSNDLTAALMLAPFLLTFVLFFIYPMLRAIQLSFTSSSLTETGAYVGFANYAKLVGDADFWASLRHTGAFALYTTIPTAAIGLLMALAVNRLLRAKNFALALFFLPYVLPVSVVTLVWQWILNGNFGIVNALTGLNNLWFSHVDTAMVTVAVVTVWWTVGFKMLLFLAGLQNIPKETYEAAALDGAQGFQIFRYITWPLLWPITMLVLILQLIASLKIFAQVYILTGGGPFNSTRVVLQYMYETAFQNLNGGYASTIAVAFFLIVLTMSLLQAALLSRKS
- a CDS encoding extracellular solute-binding protein, coding for MTRISHILTFSALLGSSALAQPTQITFWNFLGGGDGARMKQLVDGYNSSQNKYKVEQTTLQWGVPFYTKVRTSISVGEGPHLISFHLSRMTGWAPENLLRPITAQELASVGLKRADFFPRLLNAATYRGKTYAVPLDTHPLVLYYNKDLARKAGLLDARGKLKPINSMAEFNAALKAVADKTGKTGLAFQNNPTSSAPWRMWITLMAQQKAKIVENNKLVAGEEGKKALATMVAWAKNKNMAMNADYPSFVAQFTTGEAAFMINGVWEVPSMVDGRKANKIAFDYGVAPMPAMNGSQNVWADSHGLAIPNNAKKPISKEHLAGVMNFIAYVQKNSMIWAQGGHIPAYRATVNSKEYAVLKPNSDYAAKAAANAVFDPPGWFSGAAGPLQSTAQKYFVAAIQGQLSVDQAWSMFEADANKLMASSPNP
- a CDS encoding ArsR/SmtB family transcription factor encodes the protein MPISGARTLVVDSEVSMPVLIALAHDTRLLILSLLSHNVMNVSELTSALGLPYTTVLFHLKKLESAGLVNVEYTPGTRGSQKLVSKRYDEMLFKFPGVNVEAGEDVVEVSMPIGAYRLVDARPMCGLASDTRTIGRMDDARSFYEPEHMFAQLLWFRSGFVEYAFPNNVPFGAHATEFDLSMEMCSEAPQYNLDWPSDFTLWVNHTEVGTWTSPSDFGGVHGKLTPAWWPDDQTQHGLLKHWRVTSQGSFVGSERISNVTLSDLRLDENNHVTVRLGVKDDAQNVGGLNLFGRRWGNHPQDIIMRTHYAFGEHQKPYRLR